The following DNA comes from Mucisphaera calidilacus.
GACGGCCTGGTTCAGGGCCTGAACGGCCTCGGGGAGACGGTTCTCGCGGACGGCGACGCGGGCGGCGTAGCGGAGCCAGCGGGTGTCGTTGGGGAAGGTCTCGATGCCGTCGTTCACGGTTGCTCGTGCGAGGGCGTAGTCGCCTGTGAGCATGTACATGGCGTAGAGCTTCTCGCGGGCCTGGACCTGGCGTGCGTCGCGGTTGAGGACGTTCTGCAGCTCGCGGATGGAGCCGTTGTAGTCGCCCGAGCGTTTGCGGATGTCCGAGAGCAGCAGGCGTGCCTGGATCTGCGTGGGGTCGAGGGTCAGGGCGCGGTCGAGGTCGACGAGGGCCGCGTCGGGCTGGTCGAAGCCGGTGAGATTGGCCCTGCGGACGAGGCCCGGGATGCTGTCGGGGTTGATGTCGAGGGCCTGGTTGACGTAGTCGAGGGCCAGTTCCCGGTCGCCTTCCTTGAGGGCGAGTTCGGACTTGAGCAGGATGATGGTGTCGGTCTGGTTGTCCTGGTTTTCGAGGAAGGCGCGGGCGTCCTCGTTGCGTTCGGCGCGGAGGTAGGACTCGACCAGCCGGAGCGTCACGGGTGCCTCGTCGGGGAAGGCCCGGTGGAGTTTCTCGTAGAGGGCGGTGGAGAGGTCGCTCTCGCCACGGCTAAAGAGCAGGGCGGCGAGTTCGCGGGACATGGGCATGCTGGCCGGGTCTTCGAGGGTGATGCCCTGCCGGTAGGCCTGGACGGCGGCGGGCAGGTCCTGCCGCTGGAGCCGGTAGCGGGCGAGGAGCTGGTAGTCCTGCGCGGCGACCTCGTTGCCGAGGGTCGCGATGTAGCGTTGGATCTCGCGTTCGCCCGCTTCGGCCTGCTCGTTGCGGAACAGGACGTTGGCGAGGGTGGCGACGTTGGCGAGCTTCATGCCGTCGTCGGCGATGATCTGCTCGGCGAGGGTGATCGCCTCGTCCTTGCGGTCGTCGGTGGTGGAGAGCATGCTGGCGAGGGCGCGTTTGTTGGCGTAGTCGGCCGGCTCTTCCTCGGCGATGCGTTCGCGGGCCTCCATGGCGAGGTCGGCGCGGCCGTGCTGGGTCTCGTAGAGCAGGTAAAGGTTGCGGATGCCGGGGTCTTTGGGCTGGAGCTGGTAGGCCCGGCGGAGGTGTTCGAGGGCCTCGTCGGCGCGTCCCTGCTCGTTGCGGATGGCGGCGAGCAGCCGGAGGGCCTTGAGGTTGTTGCCGCGTTGGGAGAGGGCCTGGTCGAGCTCGGCGGCGGCCTGGTCGTAGAGCCCCTGCTGGCGGTAGATCTCGGCGAGGAGGGTGCGGATCTCGGGGTTGACGCGGTCGATCTCCAGGCCCTCGTTGAGCTCGACGGTCGCTTCCTCGTAGCGTTGCTGGGCGGCGAAGACGCGGGCGCGGAAGAACTTGCCCTGCACCTTGTCGAGGTTGCGCTGGCGTGCGACCTCGGCGACCTGCATGGCGCCGTCCCAGTCCTGCTGGATCATGGCGAAGTCGAACTTGAGCTCGACGACGGCGGGGTTGTCGGGTTCGAGTGCCTCGGCCTCGGCGATCGCCTCGCGGGCGTTCTCGATGTCGCGTTGGCGCATGGCGTTCTGGGCCTCGGCGCGGGCGCGGGCGAAGGGTGTGGTCTGGACGAGGCCGGAGACGACCTCGCTGAGGCTGGACTCGTCGATCAGGGCGCGGAGCACCTGGACGACCTTGGCGTCGCCACCCGAGGATTCGTAGGCATCGATGAGTTGGGTCTGCCGGGCCTCGTCTTCGAGCAGCGGGATGAGCTGGCCGAGGATCTGGGGGTTGTTGGGCGTGAGCGCGTTGGCTTCGAGCAGGGCGTCGCGGGCCTCGTCGTTGCGGTCGAGTGCCTTGAGCAGCCGGACGGCGATCATGCCGGGCGGCTGGTTGTTGGCGCGGGCGTTCTCGAGGAGCGGCTCGAGCGCGGCCTCCTTCTCGGCCCGGCTGCCATACTGAAGAACGATCTGGATCAGCGCGGTGCGTGCGAGGGTGTTCTCGGGGTCGCTGGCGAGGAGGTACTCGATGTGTCGGCGTGCGTCGGCGGGGTTCTGCTCGGCCAGGTAGACCTGGATGAGTTCCTGCCGTGCCTCGGTGTAGCTCGGTCGCGCACTCAGAACGGACTCGAGGCGGGTGGCGGCCTCGCCCCACTGCTTGAGGATGGCGTGGGTCTTGGCCAGGAGGTAGAGGGCCTCGAGGTTGGATTCGCCGTAGCGCGACGAGGCCTGGTCGAAGTAGATGGCGGCCTGCCGGAAGTCCTGCCGGGCGAAGGCGAGCTTGCCGGCGAGCATGGTGACCTGGGGGCGGTCGGGGAAGGTGATGTTGAGTTCCTTGACGATCTCCCCGATCTGGTCGAGCACGGGCTGGCGTCCCTCGGCGTCGCGCTGGTTGGCGATGAGGAAGAGGCTGGTGGCCATCTCGAGGCTGGCGACGAGTTTGACCTGTCGCGAGAGGAGGGTCTCGATGGGCGGTGCCTTGGCGTCGGCGAGGCTGCGTGCCTTCTCGGCGGCGGCGACGGCCTTCTGGGGCTGATTGGTGCCGCGGTAGAGGGTCGCGAGCTGGAGGTTGACCGAGGCGTTGTCGGGCTGGATCTCGAGGACGGCCTCGCCGAGTCGGACGGCGCGGTCGCGGTCGGCCATGATGGCCTCGGCGCGTCCGCCGGCGAGTTCGGGGTCGCTGACGGTCGGCCCGCCGCGTGCGCCGGCGTTGAGGATGGCCATGGCGGCGAGGACCTGGCGGCGTGAGCCGCCGGAGGCGGCGAGGGAGCCCTCGATCTGACCGAAGGTTTCCTGGGCCTGGTCGCGGAGTCCGAGCACGGGGTTGAGGGCGAGCTGGACGTAGCGGAGCTGCTGCTCGATGTCCTGGCCGGCCGCGGTGCTCAGGCGTTCGAGGGCGTCGATCGCCTCGGCGCGGAGCTCGGCGATCTCGGGGTCGTCGGCGGCGAGGCGTGCGATGCGGTCGGCGCGGTTGATGTCGAGGATGGCGAGGGCTTCGAGGGCCTCGGCGTCGTCGGGGGTCTGTTCGAGGACGGCCTTGAGGTCGGCGCGGGCCTGCTCGCGCTGGTCTTCCATGGCGGTGCCGCGTGCGATGCGTGCGGCGGTGGCGACGCCCCGGTACTTGAGGGCGACGCGGTCATCCTGAACGTTGCCGAGGCGGTCGTTGGCGGCGTCGTACATGACGTCGGCGAAGGCGGAGTCGAGTTCGCGTCGCATCTCGTTGAGGAAGCTGTAGTAAGCCCGCTG
Coding sequences within:
- a CDS encoding tetratricopeptide repeat protein is translated as MAKQRINTPFLIILVAALVVVVGGAAIFYFQFVQRDAETRIAEAQAYYEQGEYRLAIEEIGKAISHDPNNIELLNIQYDYMREAPVADVQQAQKRLNSLRSIRRKVATLQLSDPEAQRAYYSFLNEMRRELDSAFADVMYDAANDRLGNVQDDRVALKYRGVATAARIARGTAMEDQREQARADLKAVLEQTPDDAEALEALAILDINRADRIARLAADDPEIAELRAEAIDALERLSTAAGQDIEQQLRYVQLALNPVLGLRDQAQETFGQIEGSLAASGGSRRQVLAAMAILNAGARGGPTVSDPELAGGRAEAIMADRDRAVRLGEAVLEIQPDNASVNLQLATLYRGTNQPQKAVAAAEKARSLADAKAPPIETLLSRQVKLVASLEMATSLFLIANQRDAEGRQPVLDQIGEIVKELNITFPDRPQVTMLAGKLAFARQDFRQAAIYFDQASSRYGESNLEALYLLAKTHAILKQWGEAATRLESVLSARPSYTEARQELIQVYLAEQNPADARRHIEYLLASDPENTLARTALIQIVLQYGSRAEKEAALEPLLENARANNQPPGMIAVRLLKALDRNDEARDALLEANALTPNNPQILGQLIPLLEDEARQTQLIDAYESSGGDAKVVQVLRALIDESSLSEVVSGLVQTTPFARARAEAQNAMRQRDIENAREAIAEAEALEPDNPAVVELKFDFAMIQQDWDGAMQVAEVARQRNLDKVQGKFFRARVFAAQQRYEEATVELNEGLEIDRVNPEIRTLLAEIYRQQGLYDQAAAELDQALSQRGNNLKALRLLAAIRNEQGRADEALEHLRRAYQLQPKDPGIRNLYLLYETQHGRADLAMEARERIAEEEPADYANKRALASMLSTTDDRKDEAITLAEQIIADDGMKLANVATLANVLFRNEQAEAGEREIQRYIATLGNEVAAQDYQLLARYRLQRQDLPAAVQAYRQGITLEDPASMPMSRELAALLFSRGESDLSTALYEKLHRAFPDEAPVTLRLVESYLRAERNEDARAFLENQDNQTDTIILLKSELALKEGDRELALDYVNQALDINPDSIPGLVRRANLTGFDQPDAALVDLDRALTLDPTQIQARLLLSDIRKRSGDYNGSIRELQNVLNRDARQVQAREKLYAMYMLTGDYALARATVNDGIETFPNDTRWLRYAARVAVRENRLPEAVQALNQAVQIDPSAANIRALLALQVDNNRADLALRLIDQNPNVTANDPTIQGIRGAALAQTGQREAAQRVFAKAMERARSYGEMNAIADRVQKSFDVPTAITLLVDNTQAREPLWSQLAAARLETNDGRYDDAVSRLRALEGQVETADQGLRFQLLTLLGRALQLSEAFEDARVAYEKVLEIAPSDILTLNNLAYLLGNDLGETSAAVEFAQRAVNLAPQNANTLDTLGWVQYQNGQLEEARRTLERSISFSRLPVNQYHLAIVLTDLGSTAAAMDLLEDAIRDAQTEGDDETLEKAQQRLKTLQQG